A single region of the Acetivibrio cellulolyticus CD2 genome encodes:
- a CDS encoding peptidoglycan-binding protein: protein MFKSKRMIPLVISVVFFVQILTSALFTSFGIVKVDAANTLAEENVESKLKGDVNGDGERNSIDFARMRMFLLGIITSFPVKNSAWASDVSCDGVFNSIDFAYMRQFLLGIRKLPEEPYISPTPSVIQSPSPTLSVIQSPSPTPSIIQSPFPTQSDTQQPLKPNGLNCLLVTDTTVSICWEPSTDIDILDYLVTKNGEFETMSHGKTECTITGLTPNETYEFKVIAIDTAENISEPSDSCLVTTKVSNMEQLKMSLIRNFDVKGTTYSLTYNGDVTDIQSKISKALSDAILESNKPFLIKDYSIENSGYAGDMEITFIFSYDNTYQLTDVARSADELKSKILNGLSNRLQNINILYKGTIDNNDINSTLSTVLSNDTYLLESLREYNCQIGYSNGFTIIEFNIDYKITKEQEDNLDRAVEFIVSKLTVSDMSDHEKEKLIHDYILSNIEYTEDEMYSNAYSALVFGKTNCEGYAMLTYKMLEAAGIENIIVTNEDHAWNVVKINSRWYHLDTTWNDGKKRDSGFYKYYNLTDNEICKSRNYVNKYGILCTTDYIEDLGEINTATNGKYAEVLKDIKETQDYVFVSNFQNDAAISLLYSKALVKEGESINLVDPKILNELNANSYQWSTSDPNIATVTNGVLTAKKEGTVFISAKLIDGMFNTSSLLCKICVIPVESEGGKSPQTLAEENIVGFTDSSIQPQITISSRGDINATTTVTNASDMLDGKIEFIGQPIEISTTSEFNWAEIGFKLNKEQLETLDINNLMIYWYDEKNNEIVPQATKVDEESGVISTTVTHFSKYFVSYRININKRIDIAFVIDSKYSDQASLNTFKKNITNTILELSKKSDLRISFIDAQTQTKVYSFCIQKPNNIIADMTSKAKIDTSVIAAFSKVSPGGKTPSNQEILAVIKDGFTDGNEVVSNTPFCAINYKYVLIYTRWDAYFTENNSIIAKIGNVTGLIVGKTVAYYVGGEIAYDQSDVIPLTEFLYSGNYNLVTIPYTENNLWSLKQYGDNNKNDVIVLQKKLVTHGYLKMPIDQYTKTQVPFGTFDEVTKEAVEQYQSDKGLYVDGVVDKDTWIALTLPWDNENAQPDRSSWTYGYIFGNNSFYMVNPTIKFTSPASGTKAEVREKIKITVNATNCHHIALVIDGECIATIYGEYNVNVINFEYDYRIPCVGTHSIEIRGRNVPGSNDGNLVISNRTVEGIYPEPEVDGKVIGSQDYIDMIDEIYDETWSETYLEYVILLGAIIADYEAKIVASSKCMEIIMSDVKNNSIKLNYISDYNFLRLCEKVNSLVRKQSVVSQELHYFRNYLNRVPKTLNELIDENSKLSSDEQWQLMSIDRSLYHMQQDGGLKNLKFVSADGRFEAVYNEYGLLVTDSINMGTYNYAPSITEGHASHKKYDVNPYEEWGNTSDSPQKGKANIDEAVELVKDQLKGDVEEDIEDYRQELIDMYGFIEI, encoded by the coding sequence ATGTTTAAAAGCAAAAGAATGATTCCACTTGTCATTTCTGTGGTGTTTTTTGTCCAAATTCTAACTTCAGCTTTGTTTACTTCTTTTGGTATTGTAAAAGTTGATGCTGCAAATACTTTAGCGGAAGAAAATGTTGAATCCAAACTCAAGGGTGATGTAAATGGAGATGGAGAAAGAAACAGTATAGATTTTGCACGTATGAGAATGTTTTTATTAGGAATAATAACAAGTTTTCCAGTCAAAAATAGTGCCTGGGCTTCAGACGTTAGCTGCGATGGGGTATTTAACAGTATTGATTTTGCTTATATGAGACAATTCTTACTGGGAATAAGAAAACTGCCTGAGGAACCGTACATATCACCAACACCAAGCGTAATCCAATCACCATCACCAACACTAAGCGTAATTCAATCGCCATCACCAACACCAAGCATAATTCAATCGCCATTTCCAACCCAAAGTGACACTCAACAGCCATTGAAGCCGAATGGCCTAAACTGCTTGCTGGTAACAGATACTACGGTATCAATTTGTTGGGAACCGTCAACCGATATAGATATCCTTGATTACTTGGTTACCAAAAATGGAGAGTTTGAAACCATGTCACATGGGAAGACGGAATGTACAATTACTGGGTTGACTCCTAACGAAACATACGAATTTAAAGTAATCGCAATAGATACAGCAGAAAATATATCAGAGCCAAGTGATTCCTGTTTGGTAACAACAAAAGTAAGCAATATGGAACAGTTGAAAATGTCATTGATCCGTAATTTTGATGTAAAAGGAACAACTTATAGTCTAACTTATAATGGAGACGTTACAGATATTCAGAGTAAAATCAGCAAAGCACTTTCTGATGCAATTCTTGAAAGTAATAAGCCTTTTCTGATTAAAGATTATTCTATCGAAAATAGTGGTTATGCCGGGGATATGGAAATAACATTTATATTTTCGTATGATAATACATATCAACTCACCGACGTGGCTCGTTCAGCTGATGAATTGAAATCAAAAATATTAAATGGACTTAGTAATAGACTTCAAAATATTAATATACTTTATAAAGGTACAATTGATAATAACGATATAAATTCGACATTAAGTACCGTATTAAGTAATGATACATATTTATTGGAGAGTCTTAGAGAGTATAACTGTCAAATTGGATACTCAAACGGTTTTACAATAATAGAATTTAACATTGACTATAAAATTACTAAAGAGCAGGAAGATAATCTTGATCGTGCTGTTGAGTTTATTGTCTCAAAACTTACCGTCAGTGATATGAGTGATCATGAAAAAGAAAAACTGATACATGATTATATTTTGTCTAATATTGAATACACTGAAGACGAAATGTACAGTAATGCCTATAGTGCACTGGTCTTTGGAAAAACCAACTGTGAAGGCTATGCAATGTTAACATACAAAATGTTAGAAGCTGCAGGTATAGAAAATATCATCGTGACAAACGAAGATCATGCATGGAATGTTGTTAAAATAAATAGCAGATGGTATCATTTGGACACAACCTGGAATGATGGCAAAAAAAGAGATTCGGGTTTTTATAAATATTATAATTTGACGGATAACGAAATTTGTAAAAGTCGCAATTATGTTAATAAATATGGTATTTTATGTACAACGGATTACATTGAGGATTTAGGTGAAATCAATACTGCAACTAATGGAAAATACGCAGAAGTATTAAAAGATATAAAAGAGACACAGGATTATGTATTTGTAAGCAACTTCCAAAATGATGCGGCAATAAGTTTATTATATAGTAAAGCTCTAGTAAAAGAAGGGGAAAGTATAAATTTAGTAGATCCCAAAATTCTTAATGAATTGAATGCGAATTCATATCAATGGTCAACTAGCGATCCGAATATAGCAACTGTAACTAATGGAGTATTAACAGCAAAAAAGGAAGGAACAGTATTTATTTCAGCGAAGCTTATAGATGGCATGTTTAATACATCAAGCCTTCTTTGTAAAATTTGTGTAATTCCTGTTGAATCAGAAGGTGGAAAGAGTCCTCAAACCCTGGCTGAAGAAAACATAGTCGGGTTTACAGATTCAAGTATTCAGCCACAGATAACAATTAGCAGCAGGGGTGATATAAATGCTACGACAACTGTAACAAATGCTTCTGATATGTTAGATGGGAAAATAGAGTTTATAGGGCAACCGATAGAGATAAGTACTACATCTGAATTTAACTGGGCAGAAATAGGATTTAAGTTAAATAAAGAGCAGTTGGAGACCTTAGATATAAACAATTTGATGATCTATTGGTATGATGAGAAAAATAACGAAATTGTTCCACAGGCAACAAAAGTAGATGAAGAAAGTGGGGTTATTTCTACGACAGTAACTCACTTTAGTAAGTATTTTGTTAGTTATAGAATAAATATAAATAAAAGAATTGATATTGCATTTGTAATTGACAGTAAATATTCAGATCAGGCGAGTTTAAATACATTTAAGAAAAATATCACAAATACTATTCTCGAGTTATCCAAAAAATCAGATTTACGGATATCATTTATTGATGCTCAAACTCAAACTAAAGTTTATAGTTTTTGTATTCAAAAACCTAATAACATAATTGCTGATATGACTTCGAAAGCTAAAATTGATACTAGTGTTATAGCCGCATTCAGCAAAGTTTCACCAGGAGGAAAGACACCAAGTAATCAGGAAATTTTGGCTGTTATTAAAGATGGATTTACAGATGGAAATGAAGTGGTAAGCAATACTCCGTTTTGTGCCATCAATTATAAATATGTATTGATTTACACTCGTTGGGATGCTTATTTTACAGAGAACAATTCTATTATTGCAAAGATTGGAAACGTGACTGGACTGATAGTAGGAAAAACAGTAGCATATTACGTAGGTGGAGAAATAGCCTATGATCAAAGCGATGTAATTCCATTAACGGAATTTTTATATTCAGGGAATTACAATCTAGTAACTATTCCTTATACGGAAAATAATCTCTGGTCACTTAAGCAATATGGAGACAATAACAAAAATGACGTTATTGTTTTACAAAAGAAATTAGTAACTCATGGATACCTGAAGATGCCAATAGACCAATATACAAAAACACAAGTTCCTTTTGGAACTTTTGACGAGGTAACTAAAGAGGCTGTTGAACAATATCAGAGTGATAAAGGGTTGTATGTTGATGGTGTAGTGGATAAAGATACATGGATTGCACTGACTCTTCCATGGGATAATGAAAACGCGCAACCTGATAGAAGTAGCTGGACTTACGGGTATATTTTTGGGAATAATAGCTTCTATATGGTAAATCCGACGATTAAATTTACTTCGCCTGCTAGTGGAACCAAAGCAGAGGTGCGGGAAAAGATTAAAATAACTGTAAACGCTACCAATTGTCATCATATAGCTTTAGTTATTGATGGTGAGTGCATTGCAACTATATATGGCGAGTATAATGTAAATGTTATAAACTTCGAATATGACTATAGAATACCTTGTGTCGGAACACACTCAATAGAGATAAGAGGAAGGAATGTACCGGGCAGTAATGACGGAAATCTTGTGATATCAAATAGAACGGTTGAAGGGATATACCCTGAGCCTGAAGTAGATGGGAAAGTAATAGGTTCTCAAGATTATATTGATATGATAGATGAAATATATGATGAAACATGGAGTGAAACTTATTTAGAATATGTGATATTATTAGGAGCTATAATTGCGGATTATGAGGCGAAAATAGTTGCTTCAAGCAAGTGCATGGAAATAATTATGTCAGATGTTAAAAACAATAGCATTAAACTTAATTATATTTCAGACTATAATTTTTTAAGATTATGTGAAAAGGTGAATAGTTTGGTAAGAAAACAATCAGTTGTTAGTCAAGAGTTACATTACTTTAGGAATTACTTAAATAGAGTGCCTAAAACATTAAATGAATTGATAGATGAAAATTCAAAATTGTCCTCAGATGAGCAATGGCAGCTTATGAGCATAGACAGATCGTTATACCATATGCAGCAAGATGGAGGATTGAAAAATTTGAAGTTTGTTTCAGCTGATGGTCGATTTGAAGCTGTATATAATGAGTATGGACTGTTAGTGACAGATTCGATTAATATGGGTACATATAATTATGCACCATCTATAACTGAAGGACATGCATCGCATAAAAAGTATGATGTGAATCCCTACGAGGAGTGGGGAAACACTTCTGATTCACCTCAGAAAGGAAAGGCGAATATAGACGAAGCAGTTGAATTAGTGAAAGATCAGTTGAAGGGAGATGTAGAAGAAGATATTGAAGATTATAGACAAGAGTTAATTGATATGTATGGCTTTATAGAAATATAA